The following coding sequences lie in one Hydrogenophaga sp. PBL-H3 genomic window:
- a CDS encoding chemotaxis protein CheW yields MDMRNEANHIARHDSARAAAAQKASAEFLTFRLGGEEYGIDILRVQEIRSYEEPTRIANAPSFIKGVVNLRGVIVPVVDLRIKLGCDKVEYNGFTVVIVLNVRGRVVGAVVDSVSDVLELAGELIKPAPEMNTNVDTSFITGIASVGERMLILMDIEALMSSTDMGLMDSTQSLQ; encoded by the coding sequence ATGGACATGCGCAACGAAGCCAACCACATCGCCCGCCACGACAGCGCCCGCGCAGCGGCCGCCCAGAAGGCCAGCGCCGAATTCCTGACCTTCCGCCTGGGCGGCGAGGAATACGGCATCGACATCCTGCGTGTGCAGGAAATCCGCTCGTACGAAGAGCCCACGCGCATTGCCAACGCGCCCTCGTTCATCAAGGGCGTGGTCAACCTGCGTGGCGTCATCGTGCCGGTGGTGGACCTGCGCATCAAGCTGGGTTGCGACAAGGTGGAATACAACGGCTTCACGGTCGTGATCGTGCTCAACGTGCGCGGTCGCGTCGTCGGCGCGGTGGTCGACTCGGTGTCCGACGTGCTGGAACTCGCCGGCGAGCTGATCAAGCCCGCACCCGAGATGAACACCAACGTGGACACCAGCTTCATCACCGGCATCGCCAGCGTGGGCGAACGCATGCTGATCCTGATGGACATCGAAGCCCTGATGTCGAGCACCGACATGGGTCTGATGGATTCGACCCAGTCCTTGCAGTAA